Proteins encoded in a region of the Mycolicibacterium chitae genome:
- a CDS encoding MmpS family transport accessory protein produces the protein MLKVIMRIWLPVMIVLAVGAGVLVVSQLRTVFGAEPVLVTPIGADTAEKFVPKVVTYEVLGSGTAVVNYLDLDGKPVRAGTVALPWTLTLETTAPSVAPNVIAQTNGQAVTCRITVDDEVKDERTATGVNAQTYCLVKSA, from the coding sequence ATGCTGAAGGTGATCATGCGCATCTGGCTGCCCGTCATGATCGTGCTGGCCGTGGGGGCCGGCGTGCTGGTGGTCTCGCAGCTGCGGACGGTCTTCGGCGCGGAACCGGTGCTGGTGACCCCGATCGGCGCCGATACCGCGGAGAAGTTCGTTCCCAAGGTCGTGACCTACGAGGTGCTCGGTTCGGGCACGGCCGTCGTCAACTATCTGGACCTGGACGGCAAGCCGGTGCGGGCGGGGACGGTGGCCCTGCCGTGGACGCTGACTCTGGAGACCACGGCGCCCTCGGTGGCGCCCAACGTCATCGCCCAGACCAACGGCCAGGCCGTCACCTGCCGGATCACCGTGGACGACGAAGTCAAAGATGAGAGGACGGCTACGGGCGTGAACGCGCAGACCTACTGCCTGGTGAAGTCCGCATGA
- a CDS encoding RND family transporter: MSAPVDDTPTAPIRERRAWLPRLIRIFALPIIVGWVVIIGLLNTTVPQLEVVGKQRAVSMSPQDAPSMIAMKRIGTTFEEYDTSSSVMIVLEGEDKLGVEALEFYLQMVADLRADTEHVQYVQDLWSDSFTAAGAQSVDGKSAYTQVYISGDQGETLANESVRAVRDIVVKHPRPEGVEVYVTGSAATTTDQNVVGDESMRTIEMLTFGVIIILLLLIYRSVTTTLVLLSMLAMGLLGARGLISFLGYHGAFGLTTFATNMVVTLTIATAVDYGIFLVGRYQEARRSGKDRESAYYEMFHGTAHVVAASGLTIAGATFCLNFTRLPYFESMGTPMAIAMVFGITVALTYGPAIISVASRFGKILEPKKAQGQGWRRVGTSTVRWPGAFLVVALAACMVGLLALPSYHTTYNDRLYLPDDISANIGYAAATRHFSEARMNPDVLMVETDRDLRNPAGFLMIDKIAKALSRVEGVAQVQAITRPDGKPIEHTTIPYMIGQQGVGQLMANDYQQGVIDNILAQADEMQHTIDSMERMNSITRDLSVVARNMADKMSDTSLTLQDVRDSLADFDDFFRPMRNYFYWEPHCFNIPVCWSMRSIFESLDGMSTMSDDFQDMVPDIDRMADLTLEMTAVMPGMIQSMKNQKQMMLNQYQVQRAQQDQTIDQQEDSAAMGEAFDEALNDDSFYVPPEAFDNADFKRGMELMMSPDGHAVRFTIIHQGDPMTEEGISRMEPLKKAAAAAIKGTPLEGSLVYLGGAAAMFDDMQEGADYDLLIAVTAALLLILVIMMIITRALVASLVIVGTVTLSLGTAFGVSVVLWQHIIGIPLHWMVLPLSVIILVAVGADYNLLLVSRMKEEIHAGLRTGTIRAMAGTGPVVTAAGLVFALTMATMAVSDLIVIGQVGTTIGIGLMFDTFVIRGLMTPSVATLLGRWFWWPLAVRQRPRPSPWPKPIQRDPEDALN, encoded by the coding sequence ATGAGCGCCCCGGTTGACGACACGCCGACGGCCCCGATTCGCGAGCGCCGGGCCTGGCTGCCGCGGCTGATCCGCATCTTCGCGCTCCCGATCATCGTGGGCTGGGTCGTCATCATCGGTCTGCTCAACACCACGGTGCCGCAGCTCGAGGTGGTCGGCAAGCAGCGCGCCGTGTCGATGAGTCCGCAGGACGCGCCGTCGATGATCGCGATGAAGCGCATCGGCACCACCTTCGAGGAGTACGACACCAGCAGCTCGGTGATGATCGTGCTCGAGGGCGAGGACAAGCTGGGCGTCGAGGCGCTCGAGTTCTACCTGCAGATGGTGGCCGATCTGCGCGCCGACACCGAGCACGTGCAGTACGTGCAGGACCTCTGGTCCGATTCCTTCACCGCCGCGGGTGCGCAGAGCGTCGACGGCAAGTCCGCCTATACCCAGGTGTACATCTCCGGCGACCAGGGCGAGACCTTGGCCAACGAATCGGTGCGAGCGGTTCGCGACATCGTCGTCAAACACCCGAGGCCAGAGGGTGTCGAGGTCTACGTCACCGGTTCGGCGGCGACGACCACCGACCAGAACGTCGTGGGCGACGAGAGCATGCGGACCATCGAAATGCTCACCTTCGGCGTCATCATCATCCTGCTGTTGCTGATCTACCGGTCCGTCACGACGACGCTGGTGCTGCTCAGCATGCTTGCGATGGGATTGCTGGGCGCCCGCGGTCTGATCTCGTTCCTGGGCTACCACGGTGCCTTCGGCCTGACGACCTTTGCCACCAACATGGTGGTCACCTTGACCATCGCCACGGCGGTCGACTACGGGATCTTCCTGGTCGGCCGATATCAGGAGGCGCGCCGGTCCGGCAAGGACCGAGAGTCGGCGTACTACGAGATGTTCCACGGGACCGCGCACGTCGTGGCGGCCTCCGGATTGACCATCGCGGGAGCGACCTTCTGCTTGAACTTCACCCGGTTGCCCTACTTCGAGAGCATGGGCACGCCCATGGCCATCGCGATGGTGTTCGGTATCACGGTGGCGTTGACGTACGGCCCCGCGATCATCTCGGTGGCCAGTCGGTTCGGAAAGATCCTGGAGCCCAAGAAGGCGCAGGGCCAGGGCTGGCGTCGCGTCGGTACCTCCACCGTCCGCTGGCCGGGCGCGTTCCTCGTGGTCGCCCTGGCGGCCTGCATGGTGGGTCTGCTTGCGCTGCCCAGCTATCACACGACCTACAACGACCGGCTGTACCTGCCCGACGACATCTCGGCGAACATCGGTTACGCGGCGGCCACCCGGCACTTCTCCGAGGCGCGGATGAACCCGGACGTGCTGATGGTCGAGACCGACCGCGATCTGCGAAATCCCGCGGGCTTCTTGATGATCGACAAGATCGCGAAGGCGCTGTCGAGGGTCGAGGGCGTCGCGCAGGTGCAGGCCATCACCCGGCCCGACGGCAAGCCCATCGAGCACACCACCATTCCGTACATGATCGGCCAGCAGGGCGTCGGTCAGCTGATGGCCAACGACTACCAACAGGGCGTCATCGACAACATCCTGGCCCAGGCCGACGAGATGCAGCACACCATCGACTCGATGGAGCGGATGAACTCGATCACCCGCGATCTGTCGGTGGTCGCGCGGAACATGGCCGACAAGATGAGCGACACCTCCCTGACCCTGCAGGATGTGCGCGACAGCCTGGCCGACTTCGATGACTTCTTCCGGCCCATGCGCAACTACTTCTACTGGGAGCCACACTGTTTCAACATTCCGGTGTGCTGGTCGATGCGTTCGATCTTCGAAAGCCTCGACGGCATGTCGACCATGTCCGATGATTTCCAGGACATGGTTCCCGACATCGACCGGATGGCGGATCTGACACTGGAGATGACCGCGGTGATGCCGGGGATGATCCAGTCGATGAAGAACCAGAAGCAGATGATGTTGAACCAGTACCAGGTTCAGCGGGCTCAGCAGGACCAGACGATCGACCAGCAGGAAGACAGCGCCGCGATGGGCGAGGCGTTCGACGAGGCCCTCAACGACGACTCGTTCTACGTTCCGCCGGAGGCGTTCGACAACGCCGACTTCAAGCGCGGCATGGAACTGATGATGTCTCCCGACGGACATGCCGTGCGGTTCACCATCATTCACCAGGGCGACCCGATGACCGAGGAAGGCATCTCCCGCATGGAGCCGCTGAAGAAGGCGGCAGCCGCGGCGATCAAGGGAACACCCCTGGAAGGGTCGCTGGTCTACCTCGGCGGCGCCGCCGCGATGTTCGACGACATGCAAGAGGGCGCCGATTACGACCTGCTGATCGCGGTCACTGCGGCCCTGCTGTTGATCCTCGTCATCATGATGATCATCACCCGGGCCCTGGTCGCCTCGTTGGTCATCGTCGGGACCGTAACGTTGAGTCTGGGCACCGCCTTCGGTGTGTCGGTGGTGCTGTGGCAGCACATCATCGGCATCCCGCTGCACTGGATGGTGCTGCCGCTCTCGGTGATCATCCTGGTGGCCGTCGGGGCGGACTACAACCTGCTACTGGTGTCGCGCATGAAGGAGGAGATCCACGCCGGCCTGCGTACCGGCACCATTCGCGCCATGGCCGGCACCGGCCCCGTGGTGACCGCCGCCGGCC